From one Planococcus citri chromosome 3, ihPlaCitr1.1, whole genome shotgun sequence genomic stretch:
- the Fitm gene encoding acyl-coenzyme A diphosphatase FITM2, whose translation MSSARRPTRANSLNDYKTSSSKQPTKVLKPLPDPSSIKYVFLMIGMHLCKKIVFFSTYVRILAYLTCLFALSSVADTLPVPKMYFSNTANFLNQYFVKLGWFWTLALSIPFVYMTTYCYCCGKKPLIYKHLVRLAIATFFWFFWVNLFIYIEGLYGHCTDKRDLRTRYECISKGFRWKGFDLSGHAFILIYSNLLLIEEARPILGWEDMQNLIRDERHARTNSLTNFGPLRNLNTDDFNTLASSYEKFLPYVRVSFIILTVFSLIWDFMLLTTVLYFHSMPEKLLSGIIAIFTWYFTYELWFKFSNVPPSAPGDGLFVYYTSEEKQPMNRRASLSRKNSLPSLAATLASRNSDR comes from the coding sequence atgtcATCGGCTAGAAGACCTACGAGAGCTAATTCGCTCAACGACTACAAAACCTCGAGCTCAAAACAGCCGACGAAAGTTCTCAAACCATTGCCAGATCCTTCGTCGATAAAGTACGTTTTTCTAATGATTGGAATGCATTTATGTAAGAAAATTGTATTCTTCAGCACATACGTAAGAATTCTGGCCTACTTAACCTGTTTATTCGCACTTTCAAGCGTTGCTGACACTTTACCTGTACCTAAGATGTATTTTTCTAACactgccaattttttgaatcagtATTTTGTTAAGTTAGGGTGGTTTTGGACTTTAGCTTTAAGTATTCCTTTCGTTTACATGACAACTTATTGCTATTGTTGCGGTAAGAAACCGTTAATTTACAAACATCTTGTACGGTTAGCCATAGCAACATTCTTCTGGTTTTTCTGGGTGAATTTGTTCATATATATCGAAGGATTGTACGGACACTGCACGGATAAACGAGATCTGCGAACACGATACGAATGCATCTCCAAAGGTTTTCGCTGGAAAGGATTTGATCTCTCAGGTCATGCTTTTATTTTAATCTACAGCAATTTGTTACTGATCGAAGAAGCTCGTCCGATTCTCGGATGGGAAGATATGCAAAACTTGATCAGAGATGAACGACATGCTCGAACAAATTCACTTACGAATTTTGGTCCTTTACGTAACTTGAACACCGATGATTTCAACACACTGGCTTCATCTTACGAGAAATTTCTACCTTACGTGCGAGTATCGTTCATTATTTTGACTGTTTTCTCGCTAATTTGGGATTTCATGTTGCTCACCACGgttttatattttcattcgaTGCCTGAGAAATTACTCAGCGGCATTATAGCTATTTTTACGTGGTATTTTACCTACGAATTATGGTTCAAGTTCAGTAATGTTCCTCCCAGTGCTCCGGGAGACGGATTATTCGTGTATTATACGAGCGAAGAAAAACAGCCGATGAACAGACGAGCTTCACTGAGTAGAAAAAACAGTTTGCCGTCATTGGCTGCAACTTTAGCATCAAGAAATAGTGATCGGTAA
- the LOC135840866 gene encoding pre-mRNA-splicing factor CWC22 homolog — MDDESNNNQSLNVSPVNEREKSPSPYQESKKADSESSSSSSSSSSSSSSSSSSSSSSSSNRSSSSPSKSPSSTSLSEPDETDEIAAKQLEDKLLKSETDDSPQNSPPIRRHSTQIAGTSFEEIPVVENEGKISEFKIPKIIGTSPLKKRKNKSKLASPVKKRKISKKVKKSSKKTKPNSPKSTKKKSKRTKKAKRNEKQSKATEKKSEPTTKATAKTAKPPKSPAPLPKVSAKNVSPSLTANQNKHVESLFDSDDDKIQQRPVKSSSGYSPPSFTSSETERNERSLRLKALEFKTKYDSLKEKFESLMRKNNDLKDRNEELKKTLVPTDKKIRLPTRNWTYNFEENKLYWRHRLVLGNGVLGAVANYVKHDMAGYVAPKSTLESFLDNCPPTTEKHYYIECGFEDFQNQNRLPEEVAEEVKKFVDGLKPNVELTRISLVPYVGDFEIDAKIKKYNSILIDWGKSAERVECCERIKIATEDFRGGRWHRTKSGYYVPSNDLVEYLFRELELATGKKLAPSSESSENNSAEKSRQPPKYDHPKPKQRHQMPRGQGQRPLKRKFKPNMGNRFRQPNRQQTNHQTYQQSAGNRYPPDQYRESYNQPPQNYAEYLRGSSYPNRAPRRSRRPRRTY, encoded by the exons ATGGACGACGAATCGAACAATAACCAATCGTTAAATGTATCGCCGGTAAATGAACGGGAAAAATCACCGTCACCGTATCAAGAGTCTAAAAAAGCTGACTCGGaatcgtcgtcttcttcttcttcttcttcgtcgagttcgtcgtcgtcgtcatcatcgtcgtcgtcctcTTCGTCGAACCGATCGTCGTCGTCACCGTCGAAATCTCCAAGCTCGACATCATTATCCGAGCCAGATGAAACCGACGAGATAGCAGCCAAGCAACTCGAAGACAAGCTTTTGAAATCCGAGACCGACGATTCGCCCCAAAATTCGCCGCCGATCCGCCGCCATTCGACGCAAATCGCTGGTACTTCTTTCGAAGAGATACCCGTCGTCGAGAACGAAGGTAAGATTTCTGAgtttaaaatacctaaaatcATCGGTACCTCTCCTctgaaaaaacgtaaaaacaaaTCTAAATTAGCGTCACCGgtgaaaaaacgtaaaatatctaagaaagtgaaaaaatcttcaaagaaaacaaaaccaaaCTCACCCAAATCAACTAAAAAGAAGTCTAAGCGCACCAAAAAAGCGAAGCGCAACGAGAAACAATCGAAAGCCACCGAGAAAAAATCCGAACCAACGACAAAAGCAACCGCCAAAACTGCTAAACCTCCGAAGTCACCAGCACCACTGCCGAAGGTATCTGCCAAAAATGTCTCGCCGTCGTTAACTGCAAACCAGAACAAACATGTCGAATCATTGTTCGACTCCGACGATGATAAAATACAACAGCGACCGGTGAAATCGTCGTCAGGGTATTCGCCACCAAGTTTCACTTCATCTGAAACAGAAAGAAACGAACGGTCATTAAGATTAAAAGCACTCGAATTTAAAACGAAGTATGATTCATTAAAAGAGAAATTTGAATCACTAATGAGGAAAAACAACGACCTCAAAGACCGAAATGAGGAACTGAAAAAAACTCTAGTTCCAACGGATAAGAAAATTCGTTTGCCAACTCGAAACTGGACCTACAATTTCGAAGAAAACAAATTGTATTGGAGACACAGGCTAGTACTGGGCAACGGAGTGTTAGGTGCAGTAGCAAATTACGTAAAGCACGATATGGCCGGATATGTGGCGCCAAAATCAACGTTGGAAAGTTTCCTCGATAACTGCCCACCGACGACCGAGAAACATTATTATATTGAGTgtggttttgaagattttcaaaatcaaaaccggTTACCCGAAGAAGTAGccgaagaagtgaaaaaatttgtcgaCGGATTAAAACCGAACGTCGAACTTACGCGTATTTCTTTGGTACCCTATGtgggtgattttgaaattgatgctaagatcaaaaaatacaattcaattttaatcgaTTGGGGAAAATCCGCCGAAAGGGTAGAATGTTGCGAAAGAATTAAAATTGCGACCGAGGATTTTAGAGGAGGAAGATGGCACCGTACAAAAAGTGGCTATTACGTACCTTCCAACGACTTAGTCGAATATTTGTTTCGAGAGCTCGAATTGGCTACCGGAAAAAAGTTGGCTCCATCGTCAGAATCTTCGGAAAATAACTCGGCTGAAAAatcg CGACAGCCACCGAAATACGATCACCCAAAGCCAAAACAAAGGCACCAAATGCCCAGGGGGCAAGGTCAACGACCACTGAAGCGAAAGTTCAAGCCGAACATGGGTAACAGGTTCAGACAGCCCAATCGCCAACAAACCAACCACCAAACCTATCAGCAAAGTGCAGGCAATCGGTATCCGCCTGACCAATATCGCGAATCGTACAATCAACCGCCACAAAATTATGCCGAGTACCTTCGGGGGTCGAGCTATCCAAATCGTGCACCACGCAGGTCAAGAAGACCTCGCAGAA
- the Tmx3 gene encoding protein disulfide-isomerase TMX3 codes for MYIQSGIILFLGFIVSLVSSVNPRVLELNERFLDVKKDGNWLVMFYAPWCAHCKRLDPIWSQVQQTLHTTNIRVSKMDCVSNKNACHLLKIQTYPTIMFLKGDQDQFIYNGDRSTEEIVHFTLRVANPPVRKFNNGELIDRLKREKIIFFSYLGEPKGDLWDLYREVAVRFQPYSYFYHAPPSIAKKHFKSHGMPAIVVHKENNVYVFDESEWSLSLNHSLHRWVNEERFPTFMKITRLNINSLMETNKFLVLAIVEENKVQEIPDHMKEFKNMVESVIKNYRDRFHRTFQFGWVGTPDLANSIAMMKVPLPYLLVLNSTTNHHHIPEDEPTQLTPEAITIFLDSIQNQSAKTYGGNHFFISLYRMYFEVLSNLSEMWKGNPVLTAVVFGLPLGFLSLICYSICCADILDADDEECDDGHEKKE; via the exons ATGTATATCCAGTCcggtattattttatttttag GGTTCATAGTCAGTTTAGTATCATCGGTGAATCCTCGTGTTTTGGAGTTGAACGAAAG ATTCCTCGATGTTAAGAAAGATGGGAATTGGTTAGTGATG TTTTATGCTCCTTGGTGTGCTCACTGTAAACGACTGGATCCGATATGGTCTCAAGTTCAACAAACTCTTCACACAACTAATATTCGAGTTTCCAAAATGGACTGTGTTTCCAATAAAAACGCTTGCCATCTATTAAAAATCCAAACCTACCCAACAATCATGTT tTTGAAAGGTGATCAAGATCAGTTTATTTATAACGGAGACCGTTCGACTGAAGAAATAGTACATTTTACTCTCAGAGTTGCAAATCCACCGGTTAGAAAATTCAATAATGGTGAGCTGATCGATCGACTGAAACGAGAAAagataattttcttttcatatttgGGAGAACCAAAAGGAGATCTATGG GACTTATATCGTGAAGTTGCTGTCCGATTTCAACCGTATTCTTATTTTTATCACGCTCCTCCATCCATTGCGAAAAAG CACTTCAAGTCTCATGGAATGCCGGCAATTGTCGTTCATAAGGAGAATAATGTTTATGTTTTTGATG aaagTGAATGGAGTCTCAGTCTGAACCATAGTCTCCATCGCTGGGTTAACGAAGAACGTTTCCCTACGTTTATGAAGATCACACGGCTGAATATCAATTCTCTCATggaaacgaataaatttttagtgCTCGCAATAGTTGAAGAAAACAAGGTTCAAGAAATACCTGATCATATGAAAGA GTTCAAAAATATGGTCGAATCagtgataaaaaattacagGGATAGATTCCACAG GACGTTTCAATTTGGATGGGTTGGAACACCAGATTTGGCAAATTCAATCGCTATGATGAAAGTTCCACTACCTTATTTATTAGTTTTAAATTCGACAACGAATCATCATCATATTCCAGAAGATGAACCGACTCAGCTTACTCCAGAAGCTATTACGATATTTTTGGATTCCATTCAGAATCAGTCTGCCAAG acgTATGGAGGAAACCATTTCTTCATTTCCCTGTACCGAATGTATTTCGAAGTATTATCCAATTTATCCGAAATGTGGAAAGGAAATCCGGTATTGACTGCGGTAGTTTTCGGATTACCTTTGGGCTTTCTTTCGTTAATATGTTATTCAATTTGTTGCGCCGATATTTTAGATGCTGACGATGAGGAATGCGACGATG gtcATGAAAAGAAAGAGTGA
- the LOC135840872 gene encoding uncharacterized protein LOC135840872, with protein sequence MTDESNNNPIENDEDNRETQREEYLPNIVRLEPDIGLGDHSQEGKRRNPDGSQTRREDGPISFRHFLQNDAGAASSSASSSSACPDLYRYSRQERPNPEGSAVDPESPVLPDFVQDNLALEHIYFNSDFNPKVLPDFTPYESYNPESGEPSRAASSSHRFHEDLAQASNRSNRNRIPLDLPVPNFLSDEPHPAQASSLPFDLTTQTGNASACGDVRSPIELAASGGRLPDFLSDGHILGHGASRHRDPRIITNDNGSSVDSNLERRNLIATLREEIHRLRDEVSVLQSVLMKKDDRIKELEDLVMALEISKLQMSSDANTQTNKSSEDEMAVLRRELEASKRELLKLQKEKVEPGAARSESKVLQDGKNNESALSKAELILKIKKMTDTSERLVKQLMGVICEMKSDFSITDEDIASAEHPESKND encoded by the exons ATGACCGACGAAAGTAATAACAATCCGATTGAAAACGATGAAGATAATCGTGAAACCCAAAGAGAAGAATATCTTCCCAACATTGTAAGATTAGAGCCGGACATTGGTTTAGGAGACCATTCGCAGGAAG GAAAACGTCGGAATCCTGATGGCAGCCAAACTCGTCGAGAAGATGGACCCATCTCCTTTCgacattttctacaaaatgatGCTGGAGCTGCATCATCGTCCGCATCCTCTAGTTCAGCTTGCCCCGACTTATATCGTTATTCGCGTCAAGAAAGACCAAATCCAGAAGGATCAGCTGTAGATCCTGAGAGTCCAGTTCTACCAGATTTCGTTCAAGATAATTTGGCCTTAGAACACATCTATTTCAACAGCGATTTTAATCCTAAAGTTTTGCCTGATTTTACACCATACGAATCTTATAACCCGGAATCCGGCGAACCATCCAGAG CTGCCAGTTCGAGCCACCGATTTCATGAAGACTTGGCGCAAGCTTCTAACAGATCAAATAGAAATAGAATTCCTCTCGATTTACCTGTGCCAAATTTTCTCTCGGACGAACCTCATCCGGCACAGGCTTCTTCGTTACCATTCGATTTAACTACACAAACTGGTAACGCATCTGCTTGCGGTGATGTTAGAAGTCCTATAGAATTGGCCGCGTCAGGTGGACGTTTACCTGATTTTCTTTCTGATGGGCACATCCTCGGTCATGGGGCTAGTCGACACCGAGATCCTAGAATTATAACTAATGATAATGGATCCAGCGTTGATTCGAATCTAGAAAGGCGTAATTTAATAGCAACG ttgAGAGAAGAAATCCATCGATTGCGAGATGAAGTATCTGTATTACAGAGTGTACTGATGAAAAAAGACGATAG GATTAAAGAATTAGAAGATTTAGTTATGGCATTGGAAATATCAAAACTGCAAATGTCAAGTGATGCCAACACTCAAACT AATAAGTCATCTGAAGATGAAATGGCGGTTCTACGTAGAGAATTAGAAGCATCCAAG AGAGAGCTATTGAAGTTACAGAAAGAAAAAGTAGAACCAGGTGCTGCTCGATCTGAAAGTAAAGTATTacaagatggaaaaaataacgaatcTGCGTTATCCAAagctgaattaattttaaaaataaagaaaatgacTGATACTTCTGAGAGATTAGTGAA GCAATTAATGGGTGTTATTTGTGAAATGAAATCAGATTTCAGTATAACTGATGAAGATATTGCATCTGCAGAACATCCTGAATCGAAGAATGATTGA
- the PDCD-5 gene encoding programmed cell death protein 5, which produces MGDDMLDDIRARRLAQLQNEYKGPGGSATDKAAAEEERRATANEMKNSMLSQVLTQGARARLNTLMIGKPEKGKLVENLILQMAQTGQIMNRLSEEELIGLLEKVNQQFGSKQKTTVKFDRRRAALDSDDEL; this is translated from the exons ATGGGGGATGATATGTTGGACGATATTCGTGCCAGGAGATTGGCTCAACTACAAAATGAATACAAA GGTCCTGGAGGTTCGGCTACAGATAAAGCCGCAGCTGAAGAGGAACGAAGAGCTACTGCTAATGAAATGAAGAATTCAATGTTAAGTCAGGTGCTAACGCAGGGTGCCAGAGCAAGAT TGAATACCTTAATGATTGGCAAACCAGAGAAAGGCAAATtggtagagaatttaattctgcAAATGGCTCAGACAGGTCAAATAATGAATAGATTAAGTGAAGAAGAGCTAATTGGTTTATTAGAAAAAGTAAATCAACAATTTGGTAGTAAACAGAAGACCACTGTGAAG TTTGATCGACGAAGAGCAGCCCTAGATTCGGACGATGAATTGTAA